The stretch of DNA aagttaggaaactaaaaaaatagttttaagtCATTAGCACTTTAATCTAGAATTAAAATATAGTAGTAAACACATATCTTTAGTCTATTAGCACTTTAATCATAATCAGGAAGCATATAACTAGTGAAAACATATAcaatcaaaaataataatttctctGTTTAATCAACTTGTATTTAGTTATGGAGAGATCCAAATTTTAGTTATGGAGAGATCCAAATTTTACCTTGTTTTTCCATCAGGAACCAATCTTTCTTTTGTGACACTATTAGGAACCGATGCAGTCTCTGATAGAGGAGATGTACTAGAGCTTCCAGGTGTCTCTGAATTAACTAATAGACTGGAATTGCAAAGCGGATGAGGAGTTGAAATTGGAGGAGGGGGTGGAGGAAGGGGACCCATACATCCTGGAGTAGGCCAACTTGGTGGAGGAAGACCCGTGTAGCCAAGATTAGGTACCATCAAATATGGTTATTGGCTAAGTGGTCCTGACTGAAAATCTGGCACAACTGAAGTCCCAGAAGGGGTGGAGGTGGTTGAAATAGCAGCTACATTAGTGGTGCGAGAACCTCTATGACCCTTGACACCTTTACCCTTGACCCGAGGAGCCATGGCCTACATATATATTAAagacaatattaaaataatattaaatacaaataaatactttattatCTGATATTTATTTCTGAGCAACCTAGCAATGATTTCTGTGCATGGCTGCACACCACACAGTGTAATGTGTTGTAGATCTGGTTGAAGAATGAGTGAGAGACTCTAGTCAATTGTAGGTATAAAAGCAAGTAGCTTCAGTACTTAATCACAATAAATAGgaaggagagaaagaaaaagtggAAAAATAACAGGAAACAACTATGTTAATCTGTGTGTTCTGCCACTGAACCACACTGTTTACGTTTTTTCCAGATTTATAGCTATGTTAATCTTGCAGTATACCTATCTGTCCTTGCTAATTCAGGATTACAATATTACtgctatcttttcttttcttttctttggttatATATACCTAGGTCAAATTGTTCTCACAAAAACGTATTTTCCCccttaatataatataaaaattcatcTGTTCAGAATATTAGTGTGATCTAATAAGTATACTCAGATTTGTAAAATGTTTAAAAGAGCgataatttttcttataaaatatCAAAGTCTCACATCAGGATGTATAAACAAATTAAGAACAATATATGTAAAGAACAATATAAGCTAAAACAATACAAGCTAAAAATGATTAccctattaaaaattaatatcatCATCAAATCTGCAACATCATCATATTCATTTTTATTAGCCCCAGAACTAGAGCCGATAGACAATTCGACAATGCGGTTGTCTCTAAATGGAGACTTAAGACTGATAAGAGGCTCGGTGTCAGAAATCCTAGAAGGATTGCTCTCATCCGCTTGATAAGCTACATCATTCCCTTCCTCATCCTTCTCTACATGTACATGATTGATTTCAATTCGACTTCTTGGTTTAGTGTTTACAACAACACGCCACATAGACTTGCAATTTTCAGGATAAGGTAAGAAGTAAACTTGTTTAGCTTTTTGGGCGACAATGAAAGGATCATAGTGGCGATATCTTTTACTATGGTTGACTTCAGTTATTTTGTAGTCATTATGAATACGTGTTCCATTTGGACGACTTGGATCATACCATTGACATTTGAACAAAACAACTCGATTAGAGTCACTACCAATGTATTCAAACTTGAGTATATCTTCTAATACTCCAAACCAATCACTTTTCCTGTTGCCTATATCACCTTTAACAAACACACCGatgttatcatttttttttccttttgccCTTACAAGAGTATGAAATGTATATCCATTTACTTTATAAATTGGACAACTTGTTGCTTTGTTTGAAAGACCCCAAGAAAGTGATTGCAAATCAGGATCAACAATTTCATTGCATTGATTTTGAACCTAGTTAGAAACATtcaacaaattatttaatagaAGTGATATGTGATGCAAATCTTTAGTTAGAAACCTTTACAATAAATTATACGAATTTATGCACTTACATATGATGCAAACTAAGGGGGAAATTGGTCATCGCTTTCTCCAGGACAAGTTTCTTTCCAAAACCTTGATGAAAGTAGGACTAGAGTTTATAAGCTATGGGATTCGTTAGTGAAACAAGTGTAATTAACTGTTTAATAAAAGATTTAGGCACTTACATATAGAAAGGGCTAACTTTGCTTTCATTGAGTAGAATATGCAAATGAGCTGCAGCCTTATCTCGCTCATCTAACCAATAATCTTTAGCTTTTCCAACCTTGCGACCAGGTctattaaatattgataaagAAGCTTTAATTGTGTCTCCCCCGTCATCATTTCTTCCCACACAGGTTCGCCTCGATAAGATATGTGGTTTAAAGTAGAAAGAAACAAAACTTGAAGTCTTCTTGGCCAAGAAAGCCTCACAAATCAAACCTTCAACTTTTGCTCTATTTTTTACTGTTCGCTTGAATGCTCTTATCACCCGTTCAAACGGATACATCCACCTATATTGGACAAGTCCACCCACACGTGCCTCATATGCTAGATGAATTGGCAAATGCTCCATCACATTAAAGAATCTCGGGGGAAATATTCTTTCTAACATGCAAAGGATAATGGGAATATTCTGCTCCATAACCTCTAAATCATGAACCTTGAGGGTGGTTGAGCACAAGTCTTTGAAAAACTGGCTTAACTCGGTAAGAGGCTTCCATATATTTGTAGGTAGTTCTCTGAATGCAGTTGGAAGCAAGCACCGTATAAAAATGTGACAATCATGGCTCTTCATACTAATAAACCTCCCCTAGGAAAGACTTACACATCTAGCAAGGTTAGATGCATAACCATCCGGAAATCTAAGTTGTTGCACCCACCTATACTCGTCTTGTTGCTGTTCAGAAGTTAAAATATAAGCTGCCTTAGGTTTAGACCAACAATTATCATCGACATGCCGCAAATATAAATCTGGATGCTTGCACAGTTTAGCCAGGTCTAACCTAGCCTTTTCATTGTCTTTAGTTCTATCAATGTCCATAATAGTATTCATTATGTTATCAAGCACATTCTTCTCTATGTGCATTACATCAAGACAGTGACGAACCAGGTTATCCTTCCAATAAGGTAActcccaaaacacacttttctTAGTCCAATTGTGAGTAATACGATACTCTCGTGATTTAATCCACTTTTCATTATCTGATATCTTTCCAAGTCCTTTAACCCTTTGCCAAATCTCCAAACCACTTAATTTGGTAGGAGCTTCTTcactttctattttattctttCTGAAGTCATTCTTATTGCGCTTATAAGCGTGGTTTATCGGCAAAAACCTCCGGTGACAATCAAACCATGATGCCTTGCCTCTATATGATAGTGTAAAAAACTTGGTATCCTCCATGCAAATAGGACATGACAATCTTCCTTGTGTCATCCACCCAGACAACATCCCATAAGTTGGGAAATCATTGATAGTCCACATCAATGCCGCCTTTAAGATGAAATTCTTATTTTCTACAATATCATACGTCAAAATACTAGGATTCCACAactcatttaatttttcaatcaagGGTCCCAAGAATACATCAAAGCAAAGACCTAACCTAAAGTTTCTAGGATCCAAAGCAAAATTAGAGTGAATACGGTCAAAGCTTTTCCATGCTTCCCCATGTGACGGATGGGTCATCACGCCATCATCACGTTGGTTTTTTATATGCCATGTCATGTGCAGAGCTGAACTCATTGACGCATAAAGCCTTCGAAGTCTAGGGATTAAGGGTAAGTAGTGCATCCGTCTGACAGGAACTCTCTTGGACTTACAACCACCATCGGAAATAGGCTTGAATCTAAGTGCTTCACAAAACTTTACAAAACTTCACAACATCTAACTTACTAATTGTTTCTATAAACTCCTTAACCTTGTCATAAAACTCAGGTTTAATACCCCCTCTTGTTTGATTCAACCTATCATACATCCACACTCGATGGTGCCAAGACATTTCTTATGAATTCGATATTTTTAGTACCTATAAATCATCCAACACAAGCAATATTTCATCTATCATACAATATCCTATCAATATTTAACCATATCAATGCAATACAATCAACAACATAACACAAGTAATATTTCATTTATCATGCAATACCCTAACAATCAATAAAGTTTACAATACAAAAATTACACTAACCTGAACTCCAGGCAAAAAGTTGAAGAGATTGGACAAAAAATCTCTAAGCGAACACACAAATTAGTCTTCTAATAATTAACTACctgtattaatattaattttctttactttttctttcaaaaagtGCAGCATTATTTGAACTTGTAGGATGAATCAGgctatatatatagaaataaattaaaataaaaggtgACAATATATCAGgctatatatatagaaataaattgTGCTATGTAGAAATAATCAGgctatatatatagaaataaattgTGCTAGGTAAAGCACTAAATGTTTTAAAGGCAATTTCCCAACCTTCTCTATTTGTACTTAAGTCATCTCTCTTTATCATTGAATTGAGTAGAGTAACACTTCTCTTCCATTGAGAATTTTATTTATAGGAAGAATCAGGAATCTTATTGATTATACTTCCTTATCTGTgactaaataaaatttgaaaataggtACTTATTTAGAACCGGAGAAAGTATCCTTAAGTTACTTAAATTCCTACTAACAGGACATGAAGCTACCACCCAAGTTACCTAAGACTGCGGTAGAATTGAGATTGAAGGATTAGGACTGAgtataactaaaattttagttcaCATAACATTTGCAGTTGTCCTTCTTGCTTTAATAGCTATTAAtggtaaattttcttttttaactttGCTTTATTTTTTAGAACATAATAGAAAGTTTATATAAAACTCTAGTTATATCAAAATTCTGCATATGATATCCTTTATAGGGTTTGGTATCCCAAGGGTACCAACAAACATGAGTATTAAATGTAAAGTCCAAGATGAttacaagattttaaaaatccttTGTGCCCTATGGAGAACTTTGT from Arachis duranensis cultivar V14167 chromosome 4, aradu.V14167.gnm2.J7QH, whole genome shotgun sequence encodes:
- the LOC127746471 gene encoding uncharacterized protein LOC127746471 encodes the protein MKSHDCHIFIRCLLPTAFRELPTNIWKPLTELSQFFKDLCSTTLKVHDLEVMEQNIPIILCMLERIFPPRFFNVMEHLPIHLAYEARVGGLVQYRWMYPFERVIRAFKRTVKNRAKVEGLICEAFLAKKTSSFVSFYFKPHILSRRTCVGRNDDGGDTIKASLSIFNRPGRKVGKAKDYWLDERDKAAAHLHILLNESKVSPFYMPWLLGSRVKVSRVIEVLAPLM